In Daucus carota subsp. sativus chromosome 4, DH1 v3.0, whole genome shotgun sequence, one DNA window encodes the following:
- the LOC108219416 gene encoding protein CNGC15b-like: protein MAYGNSRSVRFQDDPEFAKLPVVNGDNVIKVKFKIDGTQFAESTSQRGERETGRRGRSLKAKVLSRVFSEDYERVKKKILDPRGPIIHRWNKYFLVACLVSLFVDPLFFYLPVVKDNLCIDIGTTLEVILTIVRSITDAFYMIQIFVRFRTAYVAPSSRVFGRGELVIDSSKIAEKYLHKDFWIDLIAALPLPQVLIWIVIPSLRGSTMANTRNVLRFIIIFQYLPRLFLIFPLSAQIVKATGVVTETAWAGAAYNLMLYMLASHVLGACWYLLSIERQEACWRSFCDIEGSSCKHEYFDCWKVTDPVRSNWFKSSNITTKCNSNADSYPFGIYGDALTSDVTSSPFFNKYFYCLWWGLKNLSSLGQNLGTTTYVGEISFAIVIAVMGLVLFALLIGNMQTYLQSTTVRLEEWRIKRTDTEQWMHHRQLPQELRQAVRKYDQYKWVATRGVNEEALLKGLPLDLRRDIKRHLCYDLVRRVPLFDQMDERMLDAICERLKPALCTEGTCLVREGDPVNEMLFIIRGNLDSYTTNGGRTGFFNSCRIGPGDFCGEELLTWALDPRPSVILPSSTRTVKAISEVEAFALIAEDLKFVASQFRRLHSKQLRHKFRFYSHQWRTWGACFLQAAWRRYKKRKITAELKARENPAAAQSEASRDKKVPSPGSGFALYAARMTASTRRGVNIHPGSSTGVVNSLQKPEEPDFSVDEE, encoded by the exons ATGGCTTATGGCAATTCGAGATCCGTAAG ATTTCAAGATGACCCTGAATTTGCGAAGCTTCCAGTGGTAAATGGAGATAATGTTATTAAGGTGAAATTCAAGATTGATGGAACACAATTTGCAGAATCAACTTCTCAGAGGGGTGAGAGGGAGACTGGACGCAGGGGAAGATCCTTGAAAGCTAAAGTACTATCAAGAGTCTTTTCGGAGGACTATGAGAGGGTAAAGAAGAAGATTTTGGATCCTCGAGGTCCAATCATTCATAGAtggaacaaatattttttagtaGCATGTTTAGTTTCTTTGTTCGTGGACCCCCTGTTCTTTTATTTGCCGGTGGTCAAGGACAACCTTTGCATTGATATTGGGACAACCCTTGAAGTGATTCTTACTATTGTAAGGTCAATTACAGATGCCTTTTACATGATTCAGATTTTTGTAAGGTTTCGTACAGCTTATGTAGCACCTTCTTCCCGTGTCTTTGGGAGAGGAGAACTGGTAATAGATTCTTCAAAGATAGCTGAGAAGTATTTACATAAAGATTTTTGGATTGATTTGATTGCTGCACTTCCCCTTCCTCAG GTGTTAATATGGATTGTTATACCAAGTTTGAGGGGTTCAACCATGGCAAACACAAGAAATGTCCTTAGATTCATTATCATTTTCCAGTACCTCCCCAGACTATTTCTTATATTTCCACTATCGGCACAGATTGTCAAGGCCACTGGCGTTGTGACAGAAACAGCATGGGCAGGAGCTGCCTACAACTTGATGCTCTACATGTTAGCAAGTCAT GTTTTAGGAGCTTGCTGGTATCTTCTATCAATCGAGAGGCAGGAAGCATGTTGGAGAAGCTTTTGTGATATTGAGGGATCATCATGTAAACATGAATACTTTGACTGCTGGAAGGTTACTGACCCTGTTAGAAGCAACTGGTTCAAGTCCAGCAATATCACAACAAAATGCAATTCAAATGCCGACTCCTATCCGTTTGGTATCTATGGCGATGCTTTGACCTCTGATGTTACATCCTCGCCGTTCTTTAACAAGTATTTTTATTGTCTATGGTGGGGATTAAAGAACCTAAG TTCTCTCGGGCAAAATCTCGGAACAACCACTTATGTGGGAGAAATAAGTTTTGCTATTGTCATTGCAGTTATGGGATTAGTTCTCTTTGCATTGCTCATTGGAAATATGCAA ACATATCTCCAATCAACCACAGTTCGATTAGAAGAATGGAGAATTAAGAGAACAGATACAGAACAATGGATGCATCACAGACAACTTCCTCAAGAACTAAGGCAAGCAGTTAGAAAATACGACCAATATAAGTGGGTTGCTACTAGAGGGGTTAATGAAGAAGCTCTTCTGAAAGGTCTTCCACTGGATCTGCGGAGAGATATAAAGCGACACCTTTGTTATGATCTAGTTCGACGG GTTCCCCTATTTGATCAAATGGATGAACGAATGCTAGACGCTATATGTGAGAGGCTTAAACCTGCCTTGTGCACCGAGGGCACTTGCCTAGTGCGTGAGGGCGACCCTGTCAACGAAATGCTATTCATAATCCGAGGCAACCTTGATTCATACACCACAAATGGTGGTCGTACAGGCTTCTTCAATTCCTGCCGTATTGGTCCAGGTGATTTCTGCGGTGAAGAATTATTAACTTGGGCCCTTGATCCTCGGCCAAGTGTCATCCTCCCATCATCCACTCGTACAGTAAAAGCCATTTCTGAGGTTGAGGCCTTTGCACTCATTGCCGAGGACTTGAAGTTTGTGGCCTCCCAGTTCCGAAGACTGCACAGTAAACAACTCAGACACAAATTCAGATTCTACTCTCACCAGTGGCGAACATGGGGTGCATGCTTTTTACAAGCAGCATGGCGTCGATACAAAAAACGCAAGATTACTGCTGAGCTTAAAGCTAGAGAAAACCCTGCAGCAGCTCAGTCAGAAGCTTCAAGGGATAAAAAAGTGCCTTCACCGGGTTCTGGTTTCGCTTTATATGCAGCAAGGATGACAGCAAGCACTAGGAGAGGTGTAAATATACATCCTGGATCAAGTACTGGCGTTGTCAACTCATTGCAAAAGCCAGAAGAACCTGATTTCTCTGTAGACGAAGAATAA
- the LOC108217593 gene encoding receptor-like serine/threonine-protein kinase NCRK isoform X3 encodes MKSQMKAALACVISFIWIQYSLCDVLPDSSSGNKWTCTCFSAYGGNQSAAHIPSCASSCNCSYATKRSEGYKWVCLCTWDELPRMSTDADHGTECFTSCNCKSGSTGGAVPTEKRESSKFLVLILLFSVVVTALVFVGLFVCYVYHRDKYPFSQHLSLSDKGTSYNSASHLISHNATSLPEFKVYISSPATRNTGCFQKTSLLFRNRTEVIYGTLVRFSYSELEKATNKFSSSNLIGIGGSSHVYLGHLKDGTEFAIKRMKAEREIGVENDFMTEIELISRLHHRHVVHLLGFCLENQGKHMERLLIFEYMLKGNLRERLDEATEEFLDWRTRVCIALGAAKGLEYLHEAAAPRIMHRDVKSTNILLDEKWRAKISDLGMAKRLRNDGLSSPSSSPARMQGTFGYFAPEYAMAGRGSLKSDVFSFGVVLLELITGRQPIQKSAGKEESLVIWATLRLLDRERVLLEFPDPKLQGNYPAEEIQIMAYLAKECLLLDPDSRPSMSEVVQILSSIVSGKSGGRNFSFNHIQPQSSSTPAIENEPDIEMPVKQTQISTEAEELRRFTSDQSPPPRCSLPSEKNVKKHLLHTSTRNISSEAEEAVDIVEPQFESFSVAHSSETLELHVSSRQKQLLRTQ; translated from the exons CCACAAAAAGATCAGAAGGATATAAATGGGTATGCCTATGCACTTGGGATGAATTACCTAGAATGTCCACAGATGCTGATCATGGCACTGAATGCTTCACGTCCTGCAATTGCAAGTCAG GATCTACTGGTGGGGCAGTTCCCACGGAAAAACGAGAGTCCAGCAAATTTCTTGTGCTTATTCTCTTGTTTTCTGTTGTTGTGACGGCCCTCGTCTTTGTTGGTTTATTTGTATGTTACGTCTATCACAGAGACAAATATCCTTTTTCACAACATCTATCCTTATCCGACAAAGGAACAAGTTACAACAGTGCATCCCACCTAATAAGCCATAATGCAACTTCACTGCCAGAATTTAAAGTCTACATAAGCTCACCTGCCACTCGTAATACCG GATGCTTTCAGAAGACTTCACTCTTGTTCAGGAACAGAACAGAAGTAATATACGGAACACTTGTACGATTTTCATACTCTGAGTTGGAAAAAGCAACAAACAAATTCTCCAGCTCTAATTTGATAGGAATCGGGGGGAGCAGCCACGTGTATCTGGGCCACCTCAAAGATGGTACTGAATTTGCAATTAAACGAATGAAAGCCGAGCGAGAGATAGGCGTTGAGAATGATTTTATGACGGAG ATTGAACTTATCTCGCGACTTCATCACCGCCATGTAGTACATTTGCTTGGCTTCTGCTTAGAAAACCAAGGAAAACATATGGAGAGGCTACTGATATTTGAGTACATGCTGAAAGGTAATCTAAGAGAACGCCTGGATGAGGCTACAGAAGAGTTCCTTGACTGGAGAACCAGGGTTTGTATTGCACTTGGAGCTGCGAAAGGTTTAGAGTATCTCCATGAAGCAGCTGCCCCGAGAATTATGCACAGAGATGTCAAATCTACTAACATCTTACTGGACGAGAAATGGAGAGCTAAG ATTAGCGACTTAGGTATGGCTAAGCGCTTGAGAAATGATGGCCTATCAAGCCCTTCAAGTTCTCCAGCTAGAATGCAGGGGACTTTTGGCTATTTTGCACCTGAGTATGCTATGGCTGGAAGAGGTTCTCTGAAGTCAGATGTTTTTAGTTTTGGAGTAGTTCTTCTCGAATTAATCACTGGCCGGCAGCCTATTCAAAAGTCAGCTGGAAAGGAAGAAAGTCTTGTCATTTGG GCTACTTTGCGGTTGCTAGATAGAGAGAGAGTACTTTTGGAGTTTCCGGACCCAAAACTACAAGGGAATTACCCAGCGGAAGAGATACAGATAATGGCATATTTAGCAAAAGAATGCCTGTTATTGGACCCTGATTCTCGACCAAGCATGAGTGAAGTTGTTCAAATCCTATCAAGTATTGTCTCCGGAAAAAGTGGTGGGAGAAACTTTTCTTTTAATCATATTCAACCACAG AGCTCATCAACTCCTGCTATAGAGAATGAACCTGACATCGAGATGCCTGTCAAACAGACTCAAATTTCTACCGAGGCTGAGGAGCTCAGGCGTTTCACATCCGATCAATCTCCACCTCCTCGATGCTCCCTCCCCTCGGAGAAAAATGTGAAGAAACACCTCCTCCATACAAGCACAAGAAATATCTCTTCTGAAGCTGAAGAAGCAGTGGACATAGTTGAACCTCAGTTTGAATCCTTCAGTGTTGCACATTCGAGTGAAACTTTAGAGTTACATGTATCTAGTAGGCAAAAACAACTGCTTCGGACACAGTAA
- the LOC108217593 gene encoding receptor-like serine/threonine-protein kinase NCRK isoform X4 encodes MSTDADHGTECFTSCNCKSGSTGGAVPTEKRESSKFLVLILLFSVVVTALVFVGLFVCYVYHRDKYPFSQHLSLSDKGTSYNSASHLISHNATSLPEFKVYISSPATRNTGCFQKTSLLFRNRTEVIYGTLVRFSYSELEKATNKFSSSNLIGIGGSSHVYLGHLKDGTEFAIKRMKAEREIGVENDFMTEIELISRLHHRHVVHLLGFCLENQGKHMERLLIFEYMLKGNLRERLDEATEEFLDWRTRVCIALGAAKGLEYLHEAAAPRIMHRDVKSTNILLDEKWRAKISDLGMAKRLRNDGLSSPSSSPARMQGTFGYFAPEYAMAGRGSLKSDVFSFGVVLLELITGRQPIQKSAGKEESLVIWATLRLLDRERVLLEFPDPKLQGNYPAEEIQIMAYLAKECLLLDPDSRPSMSEVVQILSSIVSGKSGGRNFSFNHIQPQSSSTPAIENEPDIEMPVKQTQISTEAEELRRFTSDQSPPPRCSLPSEKNVKKHLLHTSTRNISSEAEEAVDIVEPQFESFSVAHSSETLELHVSSRQKQLLRTQ; translated from the exons ATGTCCACAGATGCTGATCATGGCACTGAATGCTTCACGTCCTGCAATTGCAAGTCAG GATCTACTGGTGGGGCAGTTCCCACGGAAAAACGAGAGTCCAGCAAATTTCTTGTGCTTATTCTCTTGTTTTCTGTTGTTGTGACGGCCCTCGTCTTTGTTGGTTTATTTGTATGTTACGTCTATCACAGAGACAAATATCCTTTTTCACAACATCTATCCTTATCCGACAAAGGAACAAGTTACAACAGTGCATCCCACCTAATAAGCCATAATGCAACTTCACTGCCAGAATTTAAAGTCTACATAAGCTCACCTGCCACTCGTAATACCG GATGCTTTCAGAAGACTTCACTCTTGTTCAGGAACAGAACAGAAGTAATATACGGAACACTTGTACGATTTTCATACTCTGAGTTGGAAAAAGCAACAAACAAATTCTCCAGCTCTAATTTGATAGGAATCGGGGGGAGCAGCCACGTGTATCTGGGCCACCTCAAAGATGGTACTGAATTTGCAATTAAACGAATGAAAGCCGAGCGAGAGATAGGCGTTGAGAATGATTTTATGACGGAG ATTGAACTTATCTCGCGACTTCATCACCGCCATGTAGTACATTTGCTTGGCTTCTGCTTAGAAAACCAAGGAAAACATATGGAGAGGCTACTGATATTTGAGTACATGCTGAAAGGTAATCTAAGAGAACGCCTGGATGAGGCTACAGAAGAGTTCCTTGACTGGAGAACCAGGGTTTGTATTGCACTTGGAGCTGCGAAAGGTTTAGAGTATCTCCATGAAGCAGCTGCCCCGAGAATTATGCACAGAGATGTCAAATCTACTAACATCTTACTGGACGAGAAATGGAGAGCTAAG ATTAGCGACTTAGGTATGGCTAAGCGCTTGAGAAATGATGGCCTATCAAGCCCTTCAAGTTCTCCAGCTAGAATGCAGGGGACTTTTGGCTATTTTGCACCTGAGTATGCTATGGCTGGAAGAGGTTCTCTGAAGTCAGATGTTTTTAGTTTTGGAGTAGTTCTTCTCGAATTAATCACTGGCCGGCAGCCTATTCAAAAGTCAGCTGGAAAGGAAGAAAGTCTTGTCATTTGG GCTACTTTGCGGTTGCTAGATAGAGAGAGAGTACTTTTGGAGTTTCCGGACCCAAAACTACAAGGGAATTACCCAGCGGAAGAGATACAGATAATGGCATATTTAGCAAAAGAATGCCTGTTATTGGACCCTGATTCTCGACCAAGCATGAGTGAAGTTGTTCAAATCCTATCAAGTATTGTCTCCGGAAAAAGTGGTGGGAGAAACTTTTCTTTTAATCATATTCAACCACAG AGCTCATCAACTCCTGCTATAGAGAATGAACCTGACATCGAGATGCCTGTCAAACAGACTCAAATTTCTACCGAGGCTGAGGAGCTCAGGCGTTTCACATCCGATCAATCTCCACCTCCTCGATGCTCCCTCCCCTCGGAGAAAAATGTGAAGAAACACCTCCTCCATACAAGCACAAGAAATATCTCTTCTGAAGCTGAAGAAGCAGTGGACATAGTTGAACCTCAGTTTGAATCCTTCAGTGTTGCACATTCGAGTGAAACTTTAGAGTTACATGTATCTAGTAGGCAAAAACAACTGCTTCGGACACAGTAA